A genomic segment from Pseudomonas sp. M30-35 encodes:
- a CDS encoding DeoR/GlpR family DNA-binding transcription regulator: MTLAPRQQDILNLARERGYVSIDELAQAFTVTPQTIRRDINQLAEQGLLRRTHGGAACENSSTQNTAYTMRAGQMREEKQRIAEAIAAQIPNHASLFINIGTTTEAIARALLNHKGLKIITNNLHVAAQLSSKPDFEVLVAGGTVRPDGGIVGQAAVDFIAQFKVDFALVGISGIDEDGSLLDFDYQEVRVSQAIISNARHVLLAADSNKFGRNAVVRLGPINLVNQVFTDAAPSPAIIRLLHDAKIQLNLV; the protein is encoded by the coding sequence ATGACTCTGGCACCGCGTCAGCAAGACATTCTTAATCTGGCTCGTGAGCGCGGATACGTCAGCATCGACGAACTTGCTCAAGCATTCACCGTTACCCCCCAAACTATTCGCCGCGACATCAATCAGCTTGCCGAACAAGGCTTGCTACGTCGCACTCACGGCGGCGCGGCTTGCGAAAACTCAAGCACGCAAAATACGGCATACACCATGCGTGCCGGGCAAATGCGTGAAGAAAAGCAGCGCATCGCTGAAGCCATTGCCGCACAGATACCCAACCATGCGTCTTTGTTCATCAATATCGGCACGACCACTGAAGCCATTGCCCGCGCCCTGTTGAATCACAAAGGTTTAAAAATCATCACCAACAACCTGCATGTCGCGGCGCAACTCAGCAGCAAGCCTGACTTCGAAGTCCTCGTAGCAGGCGGAACAGTGCGTCCAGACGGTGGAATTGTCGGCCAAGCCGCAGTCGACTTCATTGCACAATTCAAGGTCGACTTTGCGCTGGTTGGCATCAGCGGGATTGACGAAGACGGCAGCCTCCTCGACTTCGACTATCAGGAAGTCCGGGTTTCCCAAGCAATCATCAGCAATGCTCGGCATGTATTGTTGGCCGCTGACTCGAACAAATTCGGACGCAACGCAGTGGTTCGACTAGGCCCCATCAATCTGGTCAATCAGGTATTCACTGATGCGGCGCCAAGCCCGGCAATTATCCGGCTTTTGCACGACGCTAAAATCCAGCTCAACCTCGTTTAA
- the ybaK gene encoding Cys-tRNA(Pro) deacylase → MTPAIDLLKKAKAQFQVHSYSHDPKVASYGLEAAEKLGLDPARVFKTLLAASEKGELLVAVVPVAGSLDLKALASAAGIKKADMADPTAAQRATGYLLGGISPLGQKKRLRTFIDTSAQHFPSIHVSAGRRGLEVELSGAVLAQHTSAQFAAIGRE, encoded by the coding sequence ATGACGCCTGCAATCGATCTGTTAAAAAAGGCTAAAGCGCAGTTCCAAGTGCACAGCTATAGCCACGATCCAAAAGTTGCTTCTTATGGGCTGGAGGCTGCCGAGAAGCTTGGCCTTGATCCTGCCCGGGTATTCAAGACGCTATTGGCTGCCAGTGAGAAAGGGGAGCTTTTAGTTGCAGTGGTGCCAGTAGCCGGTAGTCTGGACTTGAAGGCATTGGCCAGTGCCGCCGGGATTAAAAAAGCGGATATGGCTGATCCTACTGCGGCGCAACGCGCTACAGGATACTTGCTAGGGGGGATTAGCCCGCTGGGGCAAAAGAAACGTTTGCGTACTTTTATAGATACCTCGGCTCAACACTTTCCCAGTATTCATGTCAGCGCTGGTAGGCGCGGGCTTGAGGTTGAGTTATCGGGTGCCGTTTTGGCGCAGCACACCTCTGCACAGTTTGCGGCAATTGGCCGCGAGTAA
- the glpK gene encoding glycerol kinase GlpK, whose product MSRFLLAIDQGTTSSRAIVFSAQGLPVARAQQEFKQYFPQDGWVEHDAEELWLTTLKVCREALKQSGLNIEEVAAIGITNQRETTLVWDAKSGAPIHPAIVWQDRRTADYCAELKEAGHEAYVAAKTGLLIDPYFSATKLRWILENVAGARERAERGELRFGTVDSFLLWRLTGGQSHKTDATNASRTLMFNIHTQEWDAELLELFDIPASMLPEVMDSAADFGTCLPDLLGAPIPVLGIAGDQQAALVGQACFQPGMVKSTYGTGCFMIQNTGETPVASQNRLLTTVGYRLNGKVTYAVEGSIFVAGAAVQWLRDGIKLINHARDSEAMAEQTGDACGVYLVPAFTGLGAPYWDPKARGAIFGLTRDTGIKEIVTAGLQSVCYQTLDLLQAMRQDGAAAPSALRVDGGMVENNWVMQFLADILGVTVERPKVTETTALGVAYLAGLQAGIYPNLDAIASHWHRQQRFVPRMADSHRDTLYNGWLDAVKRVRSEG is encoded by the coding sequence ATGTCACGGTTTCTGCTTGCGATTGATCAGGGCACGACGAGCAGTCGAGCAATTGTATTCAGTGCCCAGGGCTTGCCTGTGGCGCGCGCGCAGCAGGAGTTCAAGCAGTACTTTCCGCAAGACGGCTGGGTTGAGCACGACGCTGAAGAGCTGTGGCTGACGACGCTTAAGGTCTGTCGTGAGGCCTTGAAACAGAGCGGTTTGAATATTGAAGAAGTCGCTGCAATCGGTATCACCAACCAGCGTGAAACCACCTTGGTTTGGGATGCCAAAAGCGGCGCGCCGATCCACCCGGCAATTGTCTGGCAGGACCGGCGCACTGCTGACTATTGTGCCGAGCTTAAGGAAGCAGGGCATGAGGCATATGTTGCGGCGAAAACCGGACTGCTCATTGATCCCTATTTTTCCGCCACCAAGCTGCGCTGGATTCTGGAGAATGTCGCTGGAGCCCGTGAGCGAGCAGAGCGTGGCGAACTGCGCTTTGGTACGGTCGACAGCTTCTTGTTGTGGCGCCTGACGGGTGGTCAATCGCATAAGACCGATGCGACCAACGCGTCGCGCACATTAATGTTCAATATCCACACCCAAGAATGGGATGCAGAACTGCTCGAGCTGTTTGATATCCCGGCGAGCATGCTTCCGGAAGTAATGGACTCGGCTGCGGATTTTGGTACGTGTTTACCCGATCTGCTAGGCGCGCCAATCCCTGTCTTAGGTATTGCCGGTGATCAGCAGGCTGCATTGGTCGGTCAGGCGTGTTTTCAACCAGGTATGGTTAAAAGCACTTACGGCACCGGTTGTTTCATGATTCAAAACACCGGCGAGACACCTGTAGCCTCGCAGAATCGTTTGTTGACAACGGTGGGCTATCGTCTCAATGGCAAGGTCACATACGCCGTTGAAGGCAGTATTTTTGTCGCCGGTGCAGCAGTGCAGTGGCTGCGTGACGGGATCAAACTGATCAATCATGCGCGTGACAGTGAAGCGATGGCTGAGCAAACCGGAGATGCCTGCGGCGTGTATTTGGTGCCTGCCTTTACCGGTCTGGGCGCCCCTTATTGGGACCCTAAAGCGCGCGGTGCGATCTTTGGTCTGACGCGTGATACTGGAATCAAAGAGATCGTCACAGCAGGTCTGCAATCGGTGTGCTATCAAACCTTGGATTTACTCCAGGCCATGCGTCAGGACGGAGCTGCAGCGCCCAGTGCGCTAAGGGTTGACGGTGGAATGGTTGAGAATAACTGGGTTATGCAATTTTTGGCGGACATTCTCGGGGTCACAGTCGAGCGCCCGAAAGTCACAGAAACCACCGCGCTTGGCGTTGCTTACCTCGCGGGCTTGCAGGCAGGCATTTATCCAAACCTGGATGCGATCGCGAGCCACTGGCACCGTCAGCAACGCTTTGTCCCGCGTATGGCCGACAGTCACCGCGATACGCTCTATAACGGTTGGTTAGATGCGGTCAAGCGCGTTCGCAGCGAAGGTTAG